A DNA window from Citrobacter tructae contains the following coding sequences:
- the cmk gene encoding (d)CMP kinase: MTAIAPVITIDGPSGAGKGTLCKAMAEALQWHLLDSGAIYRVLALAALHHHVDVASEDALVPLASHLDVRFISTDGNLEVILEGEDVSGEIRTQEVANAASQVAAFPRVREALLRRQRAFREAPGLIADGRDMGTVVFPDAPVKIFLDASSQERAHRRMLQLQEKGFSVNFERLLAEIEERDDRDRNRAVAPLVPAADALVLDSTRLSIEQVIEKALQYARQKLALA; the protein is encoded by the coding sequence ATGACGGCAATTGCCCCGGTTATTACCATTGATGGCCCAAGCGGTGCAGGTAAAGGCACCTTGTGCAAGGCAATGGCGGAAGCATTGCAGTGGCATCTGTTAGATTCTGGCGCGATTTATCGCGTACTGGCACTTGCAGCGTTACATCACCATGTTGATGTCGCTTCTGAAGATGCTCTGGTGCCGCTCGCGTCACATCTGGATGTGCGATTTATCTCAACAGACGGCAATCTGGAAGTTATTCTGGAAGGTGAAGATGTCAGTGGTGAAATCCGCACTCAGGAAGTGGCAAACGCCGCCTCTCAGGTAGCCGCGTTTCCCCGAGTGCGTGAAGCACTGTTACGTCGCCAGCGCGCTTTCCGTGAAGCGCCGGGATTAATCGCTGACGGACGCGATATGGGGACCGTGGTATTCCCTGACGCACCGGTTAAAATTTTTCTGGACGCTTCCTCGCAAGAACGTGCGCATCGACGTATGCTACAGTTGCAGGAAAAGGGCTTTAGTGTTAACTTTGAACGCCTTTTGGCCGAGATCGAAGAACGCGACGACCGCGATCGAAACCGTGCTGTAGCGCCGTTAGTTCCCGCTGCTGATGCTTTAGTTTTGGATTCAACCCGATTAAGCATTGAGCAAGTGATTGAAAAAGCGTTACAATACGCGCGCCAAAAACTGGCTCTCGCTTAA
- the aroA gene encoding 3-phosphoshikimate 1-carboxyvinyltransferase, protein MESLTLQPIARVDGTINLPGSKSVSNRALLLAALANGTTVLTNLLDSDDVRHMLNALNALGISYTLSADRTRCEIVGNGGALQAEGAVELFLGNAGTAMRPLAAALCLGSNDIVLTGEPRMKERPIGHLVDALRQGGAKIDYLEQENYPPLRLRGGFTGGQVEVDGSVSSQFLTALLMTAPLAPQDTTIAIKGELVSKPYIDITLNLMKTFGVEIENQNYQHFVVKGAQQYQSPGAYLVEGDASSASYFLAAGAIKGGTVKVTGIGRNSMQGDIRFADVLDKMGATVTWGDDFIACAHGELNAVDMDMNHIPDAAMTIATAALFAKGTTTLRNIYNWRVKETDRLFAMATELRKVGAIVEEGHDFIRITPPATLKFADIATYNDHRMAMCFSLVALSDTPVTILDPKCTAKTFPDYFEQLARISTLA, encoded by the coding sequence ATGGAATCCCTGACGTTACAACCCATTGCGCGGGTGGATGGCACCATCAATCTGCCTGGATCAAAAAGTGTTTCTAACCGCGCTTTGCTGCTGGCTGCATTAGCAAATGGCACGACTGTCCTGACCAACCTGCTGGACAGCGATGATGTCCGCCATATGCTTAACGCACTGAATGCGTTAGGGATTAGCTACACCCTTTCCGCCGATCGTACCCGCTGCGAAATTGTCGGTAACGGCGGTGCGTTACAGGCCGAAGGTGCTGTGGAATTGTTCCTTGGCAATGCTGGTACCGCGATGCGTCCGCTGGCCGCTGCGCTGTGCCTGGGGAGCAATGACATTGTGCTGACGGGCGAACCACGCATGAAAGAGCGCCCGATTGGTCATCTGGTTGATGCGCTGCGCCAGGGCGGCGCAAAAATTGATTACCTGGAGCAGGAAAACTATCCGCCTTTACGTCTGCGCGGTGGTTTTACCGGTGGGCAGGTTGAGGTGGACGGCAGCGTCTCCAGCCAATTCCTCACCGCGTTGCTGATGACCGCACCGCTGGCACCGCAGGATACGACGATCGCGATTAAAGGCGAATTGGTATCAAAACCTTATATCGACATCACGCTGAACCTGATGAAAACGTTTGGCGTTGAGATTGAGAACCAGAACTACCAACACTTTGTTGTTAAAGGTGCGCAGCAATACCAGTCCCCTGGCGCATACCTGGTCGAAGGGGATGCGTCATCGGCCTCGTATTTCCTTGCGGCTGGCGCGATTAAAGGCGGCACGGTAAAAGTCACCGGAATTGGCCGCAACAGTATGCAGGGCGATATTCGCTTTGCCGATGTACTGGATAAAATGGGCGCGACCGTTACGTGGGGAGATGACTTCATTGCCTGTGCGCACGGTGAATTAAACGCTGTTGATATGGACATGAACCACATTCCGGATGCGGCGATGACCATTGCTACGGCTGCGCTGTTTGCGAAAGGTACGACGACCTTACGTAACATCTACAACTGGCGCGTCAAAGAGACCGATCGTCTGTTCGCGATGGCGACAGAACTGCGTAAAGTGGGCGCGATCGTTGAAGAGGGGCATGATTTTATCCGCATCACGCCGCCTGCAACGTTAAAATTTGCCGACATTGCGACCTATAACGATCACCGCATGGCAATGTGTTTTTCGTTGGTAGCGCTGTCTGATACACCAGTGACTATTCTTGACCCTAAATGCACGGCGAAAACCTTCCCGGATTATTTCGAACAGCTGGCGCGTATTAGTACGCTTGCCTAG
- the serC gene encoding 3-phosphoserine/phosphohydroxythreonine transaminase encodes MAQVFNFSSGPAMLPADVLKLAQQDLRDWNGLGTSVMEISHRGKEFIQVAEEAEQDFRDLLSIPSNYKVLFCHGGGRGQFAGIPLNILGDKTTADYVDAGYWAASAIKEAKKYCTPNVIDAKITVDGLRAVTPMSEWQLSDNAAYLHYCPNETIDGIAIDETPNFASNVVVTADLSSTILSGPLDVSRYGVIYAGAQKNIGPAGLTIVIVREDLLGKAHVSCPSILDYTVLNDNDSMFNTPPTFAWYLSGLVFKWLKEQGGVSVMDKINQQKAELLYGVIDNSDFYRNDVAKSNRSRMNVPFQLADSALDKLFLEESFAAGLHALKGHRVVGGMRASIYNAMPLEGVKALTDFMIDFERRRG; translated from the coding sequence ATGGCTCAGGTCTTCAATTTTAGTTCAGGTCCGGCAATGCTACCGGCGGACGTTCTTAAACTGGCTCAACAGGATCTCCGCGACTGGAATGGTCTTGGCACGTCGGTCATGGAAATTAGTCACCGTGGCAAAGAGTTTATCCAGGTTGCAGAGGAAGCAGAGCAGGATTTTCGCGATCTCCTCAGCATTCCCTCCAATTACAAGGTGTTATTCTGCCATGGCGGTGGTCGCGGTCAGTTCGCCGGGATCCCACTCAATATTTTGGGCGATAAAACCACGGCGGATTATGTCGATGCCGGCTACTGGGCAGCCAGTGCAATTAAAGAAGCAAAAAAGTACTGCACGCCAAACGTGATTGACGCCAAAATCACCGTCGACGGTTTGCGGGCTGTCACGCCGATGAGCGAGTGGCAACTTTCTGACAATGCGGCTTATCTGCACTATTGCCCGAACGAAACCATCGATGGCATCGCGATCGATGAAACGCCGAATTTTGCCAGTAATGTGGTGGTGACGGCGGATCTGTCTTCCACCATTCTGTCCGGGCCACTTGATGTTAGCCGCTATGGCGTTATCTATGCCGGCGCACAGAAAAATATTGGTCCAGCGGGTTTGACGATTGTCATTGTACGTGAAGATTTACTGGGCAAAGCACACGTGTCCTGTCCGTCGATCCTCGATTACACCGTCCTGAACGACAATGACTCGATGTTCAACACGCCGCCGACATTTGCCTGGTATCTCTCTGGTCTGGTCTTTAAGTGGCTGAAAGAGCAGGGTGGCGTTAGCGTAATGGACAAAATTAACCAGCAAAAAGCAGAACTACTGTATGGCGTAATTGATAACAGTGACTTCTACCGTAACGATGTCGCGAAATCTAACCGCTCACGCATGAATGTTCCATTCCAGTTGGCTGACAGTGCACTGGATAAACTCTTCCTGGAAGAGTCTTTTGCTGCGGGTTTGCATGCGCTGAAAGGGCATCGCGTGGTCGGTGGAATGCGAGCGTCTATCTACAATGCAATGCCGCTTGAAGGCGTGAAAGCGTTGACCGATTTCATGATCGATTTCGAACGTCGCCGCGGCTAA
- a CDS encoding DUF421 domain-containing protein, with amino-acid sequence MKAFDLHRMALDKVPMEFLGEVALRSLYTFILVFLFLKITGRRGVRQMSLFEVLIILTLGSAAGDVAFYDDVPLLPVLVVFITLALLYRLVMWLMAHSEKLEDLLEGKPLVIIEDGELSWSKLNNANMTEFEFFMELRLNGVEQLGQVKLAILETNGQISVYFFANEDVKPGLSILPKRCTQRFKVVPEAGDYACVRCSEVIHMHAGDHQLCPRCANPEWTKASRAKRVT; translated from the coding sequence ATGAAAGCATTCGATTTACACCGTATGGCACTTGATAAAGTACCCATGGAGTTTCTGGGTGAGGTTGCGCTGCGTAGCTTATATACCTTTATATTGGTTTTCCTGTTTTTAAAAATCACCGGACGGCGTGGCGTACGGCAGATGTCGCTTTTTGAAGTACTGATTATCCTGACGTTAGGTTCGGCGGCGGGGGATGTGGCGTTTTATGACGATGTCCCGCTGCTCCCGGTACTGGTGGTCTTCATTACCCTCGCGCTGCTTTATCGCTTAGTGATGTGGTTGATGGCGCACAGTGAAAAGTTGGAAGATTTGCTGGAAGGCAAACCCTTGGTGATCATCGAAGACGGTGAGTTGTCATGGTCGAAGCTCAATAACGCTAATATGACGGAATTCGAATTTTTTATGGAATTACGTTTGAACGGCGTGGAGCAATTAGGCCAGGTGAAACTCGCCATTTTGGAGACCAATGGGCAAATCAGCGTCTATTTCTTTGCCAACGAAGACGTTAAACCCGGTCTCAGCATTCTGCCTAAACGTTGTACCCAACGATTTAAGGTGGTGCCGGAAGCGGGGGATTATGCCTGCGTACGCTGTAGTGAGGTGATTCACATGCACGCCGGGGATCATCAATTATGTCCACGCTGTGCAAATCCAGAATGGACGAAGGCCAGCCGGGCAAAACGGGTAACCTGA
- the ycaO gene encoding 30S ribosomal protein S12 methylthiotransferase accessory factor YcaO, translating into MTQTFIPGKDAALEDSIARFQQKLLDLGFQIEEASWLNPVPNVWSVHIRDKECALCFTNGKGATKKAALASALGEYFERLSTNYFFADFWLGETIANGPFVHYPNEKWFPLTEDDNVPEGLLDDRLRAFYDPENELTGSMLIDLQSGNEERGVCGLPFTRQSDNQTVYIPMNIIGNLYVSNGMSAGNTPNEARVQGLSEVFERYVKNRIIAESISLPEIPADVLARYPAVVESIAKLEAEGFPIFAYDGSLGGKYPVICVVLFNPANGTCFASFGAHPDFGVALERTVTELLQGRGLKDLDVFMPPTFDDEEVAEHTNLETHFIDSSGLISWDLFKQDADYPFVDWNFSGTTEEEFATLMAIFKTENKEVYIADYEHLGVYACRIIVPGMSDIYPAEDLWLANNGMGAHLRETILSLPGSEWDKEDYLSLLEQLDEEGFDDFTRVRELLGLATGPDNGWSTLRIGELKVMLALAGGDLEQALIWTEWTMEFNASVFSAERANYYRCLQTLLLLSQEDDRQPLQYLNAFVRMYGADAVEAASAALSGEAPFYGLQPVDNDLHAFPAHQSLLKAYEKLQRAKAAHWSK; encoded by the coding sequence ATGACGCAAACATTTATTCCCGGCAAAGATGCCGCTCTGGAAGATTCCATCGCCCGCTTCCAGCAAAAACTCCTCGACCTCGGTTTCCAGATTGAAGAAGCCTCATGGTTGAACCCCGTTCCTAACGTCTGGTCTGTGCATATTCGCGATAAAGAGTGCGCACTGTGTTTCACCAACGGTAAAGGCGCGACGAAAAAAGCGGCGCTGGCTTCCGCGCTGGGCGAATATTTTGAGCGTCTGTCTACTAACTACTTCTTTGCCGATTTCTGGCTGGGTGAAACCATCGCTAACGGCCCGTTCGTGCACTACCCGAACGAAAAATGGTTCCCGCTGACTGAAGATGACAATGTGCCGGAAGGTCTACTGGATGACCGTTTGCGCGCATTCTACGATCCGGAAAACGAACTAACCGGCAGTATGCTGATCGACCTACAGTCAGGTAATGAAGAACGCGGTGTCTGTGGCCTGCCGTTTACCCGCCAGTCTGATAACCAAACCGTGTACATTCCGATGAACATCATCGGTAACCTGTACGTCTCTAATGGGATGTCTGCGGGTAATACCCCGAATGAAGCACGCGTTCAGGGACTGTCTGAAGTCTTTGAACGTTATGTGAAGAATCGCATTATTGCAGAAAGCATCAGCCTGCCGGAAATTCCGGCCGATGTACTGGCACGCTATCCGGCAGTAGTCGAGTCCATCGCCAAACTGGAAGCTGAAGGGTTCCCAATTTTTGCCTATGATGGCTCACTGGGCGGAAAATACCCGGTTATCTGCGTGGTGCTGTTTAACCCGGCTAACGGGACCTGTTTTGCTTCATTCGGCGCCCACCCGGACTTCGGCGTAGCGCTTGAGCGTACCGTCACCGAGCTGTTGCAGGGCCGCGGTCTGAAAGATCTTGATGTCTTTATGCCGCCGACCTTTGATGATGAAGAAGTGGCTGAGCATACCAACCTCGAAACCCACTTCATTGACTCCAGCGGCCTGATCTCCTGGGATCTATTCAAGCAAGATGCCGATTATCCGTTCGTTGACTGGAATTTCTCCGGCACCACGGAAGAAGAGTTCGCCACTCTGATGGCTATCTTCAAAACTGAAAATAAAGAAGTGTATATCGCTGATTACGAGCATCTGGGCGTTTACGCTTGTCGTATCATCGTTCCGGGAATGTCCGACATCTATCCGGCTGAAGATCTGTGGTTAGCGAACAACGGTATGGGTGCGCATCTGCGTGAAACGATTCTTTCTCTGCCCGGCAGCGAATGGGATAAAGAAGACTATCTCAGCTTGCTCGAACAGCTGGATGAAGAAGGTTTTGACGACTTTACCCGCGTGCGTGAGCTGCTTGGCCTGGCAACTGGCCCAGATAACGGTTGGTCCACTCTGCGTATTGGCGAGCTGAAAGTGATGCTGGCGCTGGCCGGTGGCGACCTAGAGCAGGCGCTGATTTGGACCGAATGGACGATGGAATTTAACGCATCCGTCTTTAGTGCTGAACGAGCCAACTACTACCGTTGCCTGCAAACGTTGTTGCTGCTGTCACAGGAAGACGATCGCCAGCCTCTGCAGTATTTGAACGCCTTCGTGCGTATGTACGGTGCCGATGCTGTCGAAGCGGCGAGTGCGGCATTAAGTGGAGAAGCGCCGTTCTATGGTCTTCAGCCCGTCGACAACGATCTGCATGCTTTCCCGGCACATCAGTCTCTGCTGAAAGCCTACGAAAAACTGCAGCGCGCAAAAGCAGCACACTGGTCAAAATAA
- the focA gene encoding formate transporter FocA, with the protein MKADNPFDLILPAAMAKVAEEAGVYKATKHPLKTFYLAITAGVFISIAFVFYITATTGTGTMPFGMAKLIGGICFSLGLILCVVCGADLFTSTVLIVVAKASGRITWGQLAKNWLNVYVGNLVGCLLFVLLMWLSGEYMTANGAWGLNVLQTADHKVHHTFVEAVSLGILANLMVCLAVWMSYSGRSLMDKAFIMVLPVAMFVASGFEHSIANMFMIPMGIVIRDFATPEFWTAVGSSPENFSHLTVMNFITDNLIPVTIGNIIGGGLLVGLTYWVIYLRGNDHH; encoded by the coding sequence GTGAAAGCTGACAACCCTTTTGATCTTATACTTCCTGCTGCTATGGCCAAAGTTGCCGAAGAAGCAGGCGTCTATAAAGCAACGAAACATCCGCTTAAGACGTTCTATCTGGCAATTACTGCCGGTGTGTTCATTTCAATTGCCTTTGTTTTCTATATCACCGCCACGACCGGTACCGGAACGATGCCTTTCGGCATGGCTAAGTTGATCGGCGGTATCTGCTTCTCCTTGGGGCTGATTCTTTGTGTTGTCTGCGGCGCTGACCTCTTTACCTCAACCGTACTGATTGTCGTCGCTAAGGCCAGTGGGCGTATAACCTGGGGCCAACTGGCAAAAAACTGGCTCAACGTTTATGTTGGCAACCTGGTCGGTTGCTTGCTCTTCGTGCTACTGATGTGGCTTTCCGGCGAATATATGACCGCCAACGGCGCATGGGGGCTAAATGTCCTGCAAACCGCCGATCACAAAGTGCATCACACCTTTGTTGAAGCAGTCAGCCTTGGCATTCTGGCTAACCTGATGGTGTGTCTGGCCGTATGGATGAGCTACTCAGGTCGCAGCCTGATGGACAAAGCGTTTATCATGGTATTACCGGTCGCAATGTTTGTTGCCAGCGGTTTTGAGCACAGTATCGCAAACATGTTTATGATCCCTATGGGTATCGTAATACGCGATTTCGCTACACCGGAATTTTGGACCGCTGTCGGTTCTTCTCCGGAGAATTTTTCTCACCTGACCGTGATGAATTTCATCACCGATAACCTGATTCCGGTTACGATCGGTAACATTATCGGCGGCGGTTTGTTAGTCGGGTTGACATACTGGGTCATTTACCTACGTGGTAACGATCATCATTAA